Proteins from a single region of Apium graveolens cultivar Ventura chromosome 7, ASM990537v1, whole genome shotgun sequence:
- the LOC141673152 gene encoding uncharacterized protein LOC141673152, which produces MNAIGWNCRGVGSSRTVQVLKEMVVSHKPDILFLSETLVVSNKIEALASKLGFVNFFSVNKQGNKGGLAMFWKHNIVAKVFASSNNHIDFVVKERNGCEWRLTGFYGFPERVRRQESWNFIRMLASVSSLPWCVLGDFNDLMHNEEKKGRHKHPQNLLDGFRLTIEDCSLIELDLKGGDFTWEKSKGTSN; this is translated from the coding sequence GGCTCATCTCGCACAGTTCAAGTGTTAAAGGAGATGGTAGTGTCTCACAAGCCTGATATTTTATTTTTGTCTGAAACTCTAGTTGTTAGTAATAAGATAGAAGCTCTGGCTTCGAAGTTAGGATTTGTAAACTTTTTCTCAGTGAATAAACAAGGAAATAAGGGAGGGTTGGCAATGTTCTGGAAGCATAATATAGTGGCCAAGGTGTTTGCTTCTTCTAACAACCACATTGATTTTGTGGTCAAGGAGAGAAATGGTTGTGAATGGCGCCTTACAGGTTTTTATGGTTTTCCGGAAAGAGTAAGGAGACAAGAGTCGTGGAATTTCATTCGAATGCTAGCCTCAGTTTCTTCTCTACCTTGGTGTGTGCTAGGAGATTTTAACGACTTAATGCATAATGAGGAGAAGAAGGGTAGACATAAACATCCTCAAAACTTGTTGGATGGTTTTCGTCTTACCATTGAGGATTGTTCTTTGATTGAGCTTGATCTTAAGGGTGGTGATTTTACGTGGGAGAAAAGTAAAGGGACTTCTAATTGA